One region of Thalassophryne amazonica chromosome 16, fThaAma1.1, whole genome shotgun sequence genomic DNA includes:
- the LOC117527295 gene encoding LIM and SH3 domain protein 1-like: MRNVAYKEDFVKNKGRGFSTVNETPELQRLKKIQDQVSNVRYHEEYEKSKSGVRDTTSHQPSNAPSAAFQPPAASQNYHYDPTPEPVRQAAAAPPPSTGKRYRAVYDYSAADEDEVSFMDGDVIVDVQQIDEGWMYGRVERTGQQGMLPANYVEAI; encoded by the exons ATGAGGAAT GTAGCCTACAAGGAGGATTTTGTGAAGAATAAAGGGCGAGGTTTCAGCACGGTCAATGAGACACCAGAGCTGCAGAGACTCAAGAAAATTCAGGACCAAGTCAGCAAC GTTAGGTACCATGAGGAGTACGAGAAGAGCAAGTCGGGAGTAAGAGACACCACATCCCACCAGCCCAGCAACGCTCCTTCAG CAGCTTTCCAGCCTCCTGCGGCCTCTCAGAACTACCACTATGATCCTACTCCTGAACCGGTTCGCCAGGCGGCCGCCGCCCCACCTCCCAGCACTGGG AAGCGTTACAGGGCCGTGTACGACTACTCTGCTGCCGACGAGGACGAGGTGTCCTTCATGGACGGGGACGTGATCGTGGATGTGCAGCAGATCGATGAGGGCTGGATGTATGGCCGCGTGGAGCGCACCGGCCAGCAGGGCATGCTGCCTGCCAACTACGTGGAAGCCATCTGA